A stretch of DNA from Sugiyamaella lignohabitans strain CBS 10342 chromosome B, complete sequence:
ATTAACCTGCGACAAAGCATTCTCGATGGATGAGCTACATGCTGAACAAGTCATACCAAACACTTTTAGCTTGACATGCTCCGTAGCAGCCACCGTAGGGGTTAAAGCCCCCCGCTCCCTACCTAAAGACTCAGAGTTGTCGCTAGAATTTAGAAGAGCCTGGCTTGACTCACCGTTGGGACTAAAGTCAGTATTGTGGCTATCTTCActgtcttcttcaacatccAAGATCTTGGCATCAAACCCACAATCTTCGATCTTCTCCTTAATACTCTTATCATCAGTAACAAGTTTATCGAAAATAACCACAGCCCGTTCAGTAATCAATGAAACAGATGCCGACTCAATGCCGTTCATTCCCTCTAGTGACGATGTAATCGATGCTACACATGCTCCACAAGTCATTCCCTCTATAGAGAGAGTGACTGTAGATTTACCACCCATTGGTACACCGTAGCTATCTTCCAGTAGTGAAAATCTAttttctgcttctactCAAGTCTTCCTTTTTATTGACCTAGCACAGTGTTTTATTCCAGTAGTCCGGACTTAAACCAAGACGGTGGGTCCAATGTCTGCTTAGTGATAGGATCACGTTTTTCCAAAGAATCGCCGCTCGCTTTCACTATCAATAACAAGCCACAAACCACAGTGGACCTTGGCCAAATCCTAAAAAGCGTTTCTTCACTGCTTTAGACACTACCAGATGAGATGTAGATTTCTATATTTgcagaagagaaaaaaatataataagaAGATGCTAACCTCGCACGTTAGGTCAAAACCGTCTGACACACATCCGTTCCCATCCGTATGGGCTCACAGGCGCCGCACATCGATCTGATAAAAAGGGCTTACTTTCCTTTTAAGGATGGTAACCCTAACGGctgtaaaaaaaatatcctAAGTAGTCTAATTGCATATGCAGCATCCACCCTGACTGACTTTCCAATTCGCTACAATCAGATGGGACTGCATATTAGAAGTGCCAAGTTATTCGGACCCCGTTTAATTCCCTCGCTAGAAGCACATATCAGAGTTGGCCGAGATTACTCCAGATTCAGATGTTTGAATTTACACTGCGGATTGAGTTCAATAAGATCTTCATATAGATTGGCCAACTGCTTAGAAGAAACCCGACCACACTGTAGGTCATGGCATGGGATAATACGAGGCACACAGGATTGCAGAGAATTCAATCAAATCTACGTCTTAGCAATTTGACTTAAGTTGGCACTCctatatacatatatatattgtaGAGCCGGTGGCTCGACTTAGTCCAAATTCGGATGTTTAAACAAATCAACTACGGTCATATTAgtgaaatataatataaatatggaaaacaaaaaagaactgCTCTGTAAGAAAACAGTGTTTAAGTGGCGGGGATTATTTAAGAAGGGAGATCACGCGCTTTGCGAGAGCTGGAACTGCCATTTGACTGGCATATGTCTGATCTTCAGGGTTATTACCCCTGTTATTAGCATTTAGCGGGTTGCCTGCGCTATCAACAACTTCCCGTTGAGCCAGTGATTCTACAAGCTTGAGAATCTCTGGTGACTCCACAAAGAGCCTTGTGAGTCGCTTGTCTTCAGCCTCAAGTAGTTGGAGGATCATCCAAACTGCAATATGCTCAAAAGTAGGTTCTTGACTTGTGAGGAATGATTCAAGAAAAGCCTTGACACCTCCCGCAGGCTCAGTCCAGCATTTAATAAATGGGTCATAGTTTCCTACCTTCGATGACAGATtaccaagagcagcagcactgtTACCCTGGACCTCGATATTGTCAATGGCAGTGAGAGGAAGGAGAACCTCAATAATACCCATGGATAGCATCCCACCCTTTAGCTCATCTCCAAGAGCCAGGACTGCCAAAGCAGCAGTTATTTCACTTTGAACTGAAGGTGCAGCATTGGGTAGAAGCTGTAAACACTTCTGAACAGCACCTGCCTCAACAATTTCCAGCTTAGTTCTCTCAGAGGAGGCAGCTAGATTACGTAAGGTGGAGATAGTGTGGCATTGAATCTCCTCATTATCTGTTTTGCCGAGCAGCTCAACCAAAGGCTTCAAGAAACCAGCTTCGACGATAGAAGATTCATTTAAAGGATGGATAGAAATGTTGCGGATACATGCAACTGCAGCAAGTATTAGTGGTGTATGGCTCGATTGTAACAGATTGAGAAGATGTGGTAGTCCGTCAGCACGGGTGATTTCCAGTTGATAGTTTACATCAGATGCTAAGTTCCGTAGTGCCAAAGCAGCCTGGCATTGTACACGTGGGGAAGAAGATCCCATTAAGCTGACGAGATGATTTACCAACCTTGGTTCAGTTTGAGAAAGCTTACGACGGTTCTCGAGGTCGACAGCAATATTACTCAATGCTGTAGTACAATAATATTGGACGTCAGCGTCCTTTGATGATAATAGTGACACCAGCACAGGGATTGCACCTGCATTTACCAATTCTTGTCGGTTCTCATCTGAATGCGTCATGTTCAACAAAGCTCCGGTAGCGTTTCTTTGTACTCTAATGTCTTTTGATTTCGCTAGTTTTGTCAATGGCATGAGGGCACCAGAACGGGCTATTTTAGCCTTATTATCTTCATGAGTAGCCAAGTTTGTCATACAGCCAACAGCATTGCACTGAACTTCAACATTTGGAGACATCATTTGGCGAATAAGAGGCTCAAGTCCACCCATTTCTACCACTAAACGCTTGTTTTCATTATTAACAGCCAGATTTCCCAACgcagcaccagctgctcTTTGAATCTCTACATCTGATGAttgaagtagaagaaggATTGGTTCAAGGGCCTCTCGTGATACTGGACGGATATATTTCTCAGTGATCTCAGCAAAAGCTAGCGCTGCCGACCGTTGCAAATCTAAGTTGTCTGAATAAACAAGAGTCGTCAGGGCTTTTAGCGGACCATCTGAAAATAGATTGACCTCTCCCCGATTATCTAGATAACGAAGCAGATTGGACACAGCTTCTCTTTCGTTTTCTGCCAACAACGGAGCATACGATCCCTCGTTTTCCGATGAACAAACACTGCAACATGCGCCCAtcctgaagaagataaCTAATCAGCAAGCTCTAAGTGTATGTGTCCTCGTTAATGCAAAACTGAGAGTAAAAAGAGTTACCAAATGAAAGCTGGTATTTCTAATAGCAACGAATCAACAGTCAACAATCAATAACAGATTCAGCCGATATTCAAAGTCACTATTAGGTTTCCTCTAGAACTGGGCACAGATATCAAGAGCAAAGCTACTTTCAAAGGGAATTCCTGCCTATAGTCTAGTCAACAATCAATCTATCAGAGATACTCAGAGACAACACGTAACTATTAGTAACAGTAAATTGGGAGTAGCGAAAATCTAACAACCCGTCAACCTTGACCTGAATGTCAAATGTCGGTCCGTATCTTGAACCGCTATCAAAGGTGTTAGTCACTAGCCCGTTACCAACAAATTTGTAACGACTATATCAGTTATATGCTGCAGCGAACACTTCTCTATTCAGAATACAGACGAGTGTGTCGTAGACCGTCTGGTATTCGTATGTCGCGTTCGTCCTGAGTCTTTTTGCAATGGGTGATTTTTTTGCGGTTTTCGTGAGCCAGCCCCTTTTCTAATGTGAAGTGTAGGAACTCCACCAAGCTTTTATGGGTTCGGGTAGGACTTCCAGCTTTGGTGGACATTATTTCTATATAGAGGGACCCAATAAGTTGTGATCCGTTAGGTAAACCATTTTCAAGATTGGCTATTTATTGAGCCTTGAAACTTAGATTACTACAAAAGTAATAAACAAGAACCCTATAGTACCTTGTATGTTGAGATACTTCAAAGTTTGGCTCCAGAAACTCACAACTGGTGTGACCCATCTATGCTAACATATGGTTCTGGCGAGGCAATTGGCCACACCGATAATTGCTGAAACGGGAAGTGGCGCCGTTTGCACCGACAGCGGATCCCATGTCGTCCTCCTGTTGCTGCAGATCAAGGTATAAATAGCATTTACAGTTGTACATTCTACTTACCCGCTTAAACAACCGGCTATCATGTTTAAAGTCTTCTTACTGTACAATATGATCTCGGCCACAAATACCGATTATAAATGTATTAGACCGAATATATCGATATGGTACGGAACTGCTACAACCTCAAAAATTTAGGACGGTTTTTTCTGCCTTGAGTCGAGTATTATCTTTTGCAGCTCCCTACGTTACTGATAACAAATGCACAGATAAGGGTAAGGATGTTCCCGTTTAAAAGTTGCCTGTTCTAGTATATACTATGCCCGTTAACATCGGGGATATCGGGCCGTTCGAAGGAGCTAGCTACACTACTGTGTACCCAGTAGAGTATTTAGTTTCAGTCTCTGAATCACCAAGAATATTAGTATTGCTAACACTCGAACTCAAATACATTAAAAGGCAATATCGTTGGCATATGTAATAGAAAGGGAGATAAATAATATGTATTGAATctataataaataacaagCACAATGGCACTCTGAATTCTGTTTCAGGTCTACGGCAGAATTGAAATCTGTGTTTATCTCACCAGATTGGTGTATTCCTCGAGGTTCTTATCGTTAATTGCATTCCcacagaacaaaacaacaacgGCATCTGAGATCTTCTTGATGCCTTTCTTTGCTACCTGAGAGGCAGTAGATTTGGTTGGGTGTAGTGACTGAGCAAAGTTGGTCATTGTGTGAACTAGAGATGAGATGGTTTAGGGATATAGGAAAGGTATAAGCCGTCTGTAGCTTAGTTAAGAGTAGAGCAGAATGCTTAGTGGGAGCGTTAAAGATATCACTCGGTTTGGGTTGATTTGGAAATTGCAAGTATGCCCTTTGTACACACCGCCCGTCGCTACTACCGATTGAATGGCTTAGTGAGGCCTCCGGATTGGCGTCAGGAAGTGGGCAACCACTACCAGACGCCGAGAAGCTGGTCAAACTTGGTCATTTAGAGGAAGTAAAAGTCGTAGCAAGGTTTCCGTAGGTGAACCTGCGGAAGGATCATTAACGAGTAAAGTCGCAAGACTTTCTTTCATCCAACACCTgtgaatttaaattttatCTTGCTTTGGCTGGACAGTTAAATGTTCGgccaacaatcaaaacctAATAATTTGTTGTCTGAGTgaagaatattaaaattcaaaactttCAACAACGGATCTCTTGGTTCTCGCATCGATGAAGAACGCAGCGAAACGCGATATGTAATGTGAATTGCAGAATTTTGTGAATCATCAAAACTTTGAACGCACATTGCGCCCTCTGGTATTCCGGAGGGCATACTTGTTTGAGCGtcatttctttctcaaacttTATGTTTGGTGTTGACTCGCTACAATGAAAATTGTATGAGTTGAAATACATTGGCTAAGCATTTCAATTTAGTATTTTACAACGTATTAGGTTTTACCAACTCCTATTTGACACTGTTTTAGAAGCTATACATCTTATAATTGCTACTTCGACTCTACCTAACGAATGCTAGTCTTTGCCAACTTAGTTCATGTATCACGTATTCCACGCACTCTGTTGTTTGATACTAATTATAGCTGTGATCCTAAGTTAACTAAGTATGAGTCAGCCACGATGCTATCATTACTGCCCACGCCATGAATACACTGTTTGCACGAAACATGATGAGTCTGTCTTTGATCCCAAAGTTGTTTCTTTATTGTTGCCTCCAGTACAATCGTGATGCGGCCAGTATGTTATTGTGATTGTGTTGCAAGATAGATTATACCAATATATTGCATTATAGTTTGACGCATAAGTGTAACACTGATTGAGGTTCTGTACTATGTAGTCACTAGATACACAATCTTTCTCGACACTAGGGAATGCGCCAAAGTGTCCATTACTACATTGTCCGTTACTGTTTCCTCCcttgggtggtggtgcaactacattgatgatatcagaAAAGGTACCATTAGTCGCGCTAGTCTCAGGTGGAGTACGTTCTGGGTACCTGTCTTCGAAGCTGCTACCGTCAACGATACTTGCCACTTGTTGTATGTCAATCTCAT
This window harbors:
- the VAC8 gene encoding protein anchor VAC8 (Phosphorylated and palmitoylated vacuolar membrane protein; interacts with Atg13p, required for the cytoplasm-to-vacuole targeting (Cvt) pathway; interacts with Nvj1p to form nucleus-vacuole junctions; GO_component: GO:0071563 - Myo2p-Vac17p-Vac8p transport complex [Evidence IDA,IPI] [PMID 12529432]; GO_component: GO:0071563 - Myo2p-Vac17p-Vac8p transport complex [Evidence IPI] [PMID 12594460]; GO_component: GO:0000329 - fungal-type vacuole membrane [Evidence IDA] [PMID 16301533]; GO_component: GO:0000329 - fungal-type vacuole membrane [Evidence IDA] [PMID 9490720]; GO_component: GO:0000329 - fungal-type vacuole membrane [Evidence IDA] [PMID 9664035]; GO_component: GO:0000329 - fungal-type vacuole membrane [Evidence IDA] [PMID 9739084]; GO_component: GO:0016020 - membrane [Evidence IEA]; GO_component: GO:0071561 - nucleus-vacuole junction [Evidence IDA,IPI] [PMID 10888680]; GO_component: GO:0005774 - vacuolar membrane [Evidence IEA]; GO_component: GO:0005773 - vacuole [Evidence IEA]; GO_function: GO:0043495 - protein anchor [Evidence IMP,IPI] [PMID 10888680]; GO_function: GO:0043495 - protein anchor [Evidence IMP,IPI] [PMID 12594460]; GO_process: GO:0071255 - CVT vesicle assembly [Evidence IMP] [PMID 10837477]; GO_process: GO:0016236 - macroautophagy [Evidence IMP] [PMID 15901835]; GO_process: GO:0071562 - nucleus-vacuole junction assembly [Evidence IMP] [PMID 10888680]; GO_process: GO:0034727 - piecemeal microautophagy of nucleus [Evidence IMP] [PMID 12529432]; GO_process: GO:0034727 - piecemeal microautophagy of nucleus [Evidence IMP] [PMID 18701704]; GO_process: GO:0042144 - vacuole fusion, non-autophagic [Evidence IMP] [PMID 11441010]; GO_process: GO:0042144 - vacuole fusion, non-autophagic [Evidence IMP] [PMID 16301533]; GO_process: GO:0000011 - vacuole inheritance [Evidence IMP] [PMID 16301533]; GO_process: GO:0000011 - vacuole inheritance [Evidence IMP] [PMID 8885233]), with protein sequence MGACCSVCSSENEGSYAPLLAENEREAVSNLLRYLDNRGEVNLFSDGPLKALTTLVYSDNLDLQRSAALAFAEITEKYIRPVSREALEPILLLLQSSDVEIQRAAGAALGNLAVNNENKRLVVEMGGLEPLIRQMMSPNVEVQCNAVGCMTNLATHEDNKAKIARSGALMPLTKLAKSKDIRVQRNATGALLNMTHSDENRQELVNAGAIPVLVSLLSSKDADVQYYCTTALSNIAVDLENRRKLSQTEPRLVNHLVSLMGSSSPRVQCQAALALRNLASDVNYQLEITRADGLPHLLNLLQSSHTPLILAAVACIRNISIHPLNESSIVEAGFLKPLVELLGKTDNEEIQCHTISTLRNLAASSERTKLEIVEAGAVQKCLQLLPNAAPSVQSEITAALAVLALGDELKGGMLSMGIIEVLLPLTAIDNIEVQGNSAAALGNLSSKVGNYDPFIKCWTEPAGGVKAFLESFLTSQEPTFEHIAVWMILQLLEAEDKRLTRLFVESPEILKLVESLAQREVVDSAGNPLNANNRGNNPEDQTYASQMAVPALAKRVISLLK